From the Brachyspira intermedia PWS/A genome, the window TAGAAATATTACATTAGAATATAATTGCAGAACAGGTATAAGAAAAATAGAACATGCTATTAGCATTGAAGAAGAAAAAAATTTAACAGAAAGTGAAAAACTTCAAAATCTTAAAATAGAATCTTTGGGAAAACCTAAACATATAAGTTTTGGAGATATTAAAGATTATATAAAAATTAATGCTTGGTATAAAATGAATTACGGATTTGATAAACTTAAACCTAAATTCCAAGATTTAAAAAATATAGGAGAACTATTTGACTATTTAAATGATGTAAAATTTCTTTTTTTCAATTTAAATGATAAATATGTAAATCTAAATTATGAATATATTAATTTTCTTACAACAAATTTTTATCCTAAATTAATTAAAATAATTGATGAAAATTATAGTGAATATATAGGAACAAAAGATTTTTACCCACAATTAATAAAAGATGTATTTAGAGATAAAAAGAAAAAAATATACAATGAAAAATTATGTGATGATATGGAAAAAATAGACTATTATGCACAAAATTTTTTATATGCTGATAGCGATTTAGAAATATCTTTTTCTAAAAAACATATAAATGATGTTATAGAATATTTAAAAGAAAAAGGCTATAGCAATATATATTTATTTAGAAATGACCAAGATTTAGCTATATATAATTTTGATAATGGAACAGCTTTTTACCCTGATTTTATTTTAATATGCGAATATAAAAAAGAACAGATTCATTATCAAGTATTTTTAGAACCTAAAGGAAAAGGTTTAGGAGATTCTCCAAAAGAAAAAGCAAAACAAGATTTTTTACTATCTATAAAAAATGATAGTACTTTAAATAAAGATATTTTTGAGCTTGATACAGATAAATATATTTTATTCGGTATGAGATTTTTTACTGATCAAATGGATATTCAAAAATGGAATGATGAATTGAAAAATGAGTTTAAAGGATAATTAAATGGAATATATACATAATTATTTAAAAAAGTTATTTAAGAAAAATAATAACTATATAGGAAAAGATGGGGATTTGTTAATATCAAAAATAGCTGAAGATGCAAGACTTTATAATTCAGAATTAATAAAATTTCTGCTTAATGATAAAAGATGCCAATATTATTTTTTAGAAAAAATAGATGATGTAACTATTTTCAAATCAGAAGATTTCAGAATGTGTATAAATGATGCAAGATTTTTAGGAAATAGTTTTACAAAATACGGAAATAAAATAGGTTTGATAACTGATAAAAGTATTGTCAAAATAATGAATGAAGATTATGTGGTATTAAGTTATCCTTATAAAGACTGCACTCTTGACGGAGGAATGACAAAAACAGAGGCAAAAAGAACAAACAGAAAAGAAACGATGATAAATAATATTCTTTTCAAAGATGATATACATAAATTAAAAAGCCCTAAAGCATTTAAAAATTTTAAAAAATATAGTTTTGAAAATGAAAAATTAAAAGAGGAAACACCTGAAGCTATAAAAGGTAATGAAAATTTAATTATTAATGGTAATAACTTTGCAGCTTTATGCAGTTTGAAAGCAAAATTTGCTGGTAAAATAAAATTAATATATATAGACCCTCCATACAATACTGGAAGCGATACATTTTCTTATAATGATAATTTTAATCATAGTGCTTGGCTTGTATTTATGAAAGACAGACTGCAATTAGCCAGAGAATTATTGTCTGATGACGGAGCAATCTTTGTACAATGCGATGATAACGAGCAGGCATACCTAAAAGTTTTAATGGACGAAATTTTCGGAAGAGATAATTTTATATCTAATTTTATTAGAAAAACAGGTCAAGCTGCTAGAATTGATGCTAAATATATTGCTAAACAACATGATTATTTATTATTATATTCTAAAAATATTGACTATATTTTAATAAATAAAGAAATTGCAGATAATATGGATTCATATATATATGAAGATGAATTTGTATATACAAGAGGTAAATATAAATTAAATAAATTAGATAGAGGAAGTATAAGATATTCTGATTCTTTAGATTATCCAATTAAAGCACCAGATGGAACTTTAATATATGCTGGTGGAGTAAAAGAATATAATGGTTGGTGTTGGAGATGGAGCAAAGATAAATTGGATTGGGGTATAGAGAATAATTTTATAGTTTTCAAAAAAATAATAATGGAATATGGTCTGTTTATTTTAAACAATATCAATTTGTAGATAATGATTTAAAAAATATAGTAAGACAAAATCCATATAGTACACTTTTAATAGATGGTTTTAATAATGAAATAGGTACAAAGGAGCATTATGATCTATTTAATAATAAAATATTTGGATATCCAAAACCAGAAATTTTATTAAAAAGAGTTATTGAAATTTCTACTAACGAAAATGATATTGTTCTTGATTTCTTTGCTGGGTCTGGTACTACTTTAGCCGTTGCTCATAAAATGAATAGGCGATATATAGGAGTTGAGCAGATACAAGAGCATTTTGATATTTGTGTTGAAAGGCTTAAAAAAGTTATTGAAGGTGAGAATTCAGGTATTTCTAAAAATGTTAATTGGCAGGGCGGAGGAGAATTTATTACTTTTGATATTGCTTCATATAATGCTGATTGGGCTAAAAAAATTGAAAAAATAAAAGATGATAAAGAGTTAAAAGAAATATTTGAAGATATGAAAAATAAATCTTTAATTAATCATAGGCTTCAAATAGATTATTTTGAAAATAAAAGTTTTGAAGATGATGAAGAATTTTTATCTTTAAAATTGGAAAGAAAAAAGAAATTTTATTAGAACTGCTTGATAAAAATATGTTTTATGTACCTTTTTCTGAAATGAAAGATAAGACTTTTAAATTATCTGATGATGATATCAAATTATCTAAACAGTTTTATAAAAATTGATTGTAAAATTACTCAAAAAAAGATAATTTTCTATTTGTGAATTTTTTATTATATAGTATAATATCTAAAGGACAAAGCTATATTTTAAAAGGAGTTTACAAATATGGTTACAGCTATTACGACGACTGATACAACCAATACGTATACTACGTCAATAGGCGGGGTAAATGTCACTGTCAGAAATAATTTCTCTGACAAAACAGCTACTGTTGAAGTAGAGCCGAAAATCACGGGGGGTGCTTTAAATGTGCAAGGATAATTTCCCCCTTGTCGCATTTATATTATCGGTTCTTTAATTTAATACTTTAATAAAAAAGTAGTTTTTTGTTCGATTATTAAAAGTAATGGGGTTGTTCGTGGGAGGCAGCTCCATTTTTTTATTTATGAATAATAATTATTGATTAACGTTTTTTATTTTCTTCTGTATTGATATAGTGTTTCGCTCCCAAAATACATTACCTGTGTAGCCTTGTATTTCTTTGTTGCTTTCAGCATTTTCGATTCTTTTTTCAGCCCAAGCACAATATGTTTTATGCTGTTCTATACCTGAATAATTTCTTCCTAGTTTCTTCGCTACCACTGAAGTAGTGCCGCTTCCCAAAAAAGGATCAAATATAAAATCATCGGCATTTGAACTTGCTAATATCAATTTCGCTATTAACTTTTCAGGCTTCTGAGTAGGGTGAGCAGTGTTTTCTGACATAGACCAATAAGGCACAGATATATCGTCCCAAAAATTAGACGGACAGGTATCTCTGAAATTGCCGTCTTCTGTTTCCGTCCAATCTTTAGGCTTTCCTTCTATTCTATATGGAGCTATTACCTTTCTTCTTATTTTTACATCATCTACATTGAAAGTATATTTATTTGATAGGGTAGCAAACCATATATCTTCCATTCCATTCTTCCAATTATTTTTAGCCCCTCTGCCTTTCTCTCTCTGCCAAGTGATTCTGTTTTGTATGTTGAAATATTTTTCTAAAACATTCCCTATTACAAGACTAGACTTCCAATCACAGCATACATATATAGTGGCATTTTCTTTTAATATTGGAATAATGTCTTCTAC encodes:
- a CDS encoding DNA methyltransferase, whose amino-acid sequence is MGTKEHYDLFNNKIFGYPKPEILLKRVIEISTNENDIVLDFFAGSGTTLAVAHKMNRRYIGVEQIQEHFDICVERLKKVIEGENSGISKNVNWQGGGEFITFDIASYNADWAKKIEKIKDDKELKEIFEDMKNKSLINHRLQIDYFENKSFEDDEEFLSLKLERKKKFY
- a CDS encoding DNA-methyltransferase; this translates as MNTKVKSVKNKTIDFDINTEEGKSYLNKCIIDNENIIEYKKENIINKTINGNTFDVLKKIEKNIADLMIVDPPYNISKNYHGFKFKDIDNLSYEKYTHLWVEDIIPILKENATIYVCCDWKSSLVIGNVLEKYFNIQNRITWQREKGRGAKNNWKNGMEDIWFATLSNKYTFNVDDVKIRRKVIAPYRIEGKPKDWTETEDGNFRDTCPSNFWDDISVPYWSMSENTAHPTQKPEKLIAKLILASSNADDFIFDPFLGSGTTSVVAKKLGRNYSGIEQHKTYCAWAEKRIENAESNKEIQGYTGNVFWERNTISIQKKIKNVNQ
- a CDS encoding site-specific DNA-methyltransferase, producing the protein MEYIHNYLKKLFKKNNNYIGKDGDLLISKIAEDARLYNSELIKFLLNDKRCQYYFLEKIDDVTIFKSEDFRMCINDARFLGNSFTKYGNKIGLITDKSIVKIMNEDYVVLSYPYKDCTLDGGMTKTEAKRTNRKETMINNILFKDDIHKLKSPKAFKNFKKYSFENEKLKEETPEAIKGNENLIINGNNFAALCSLKAKFAGKIKLIYIDPPYNTGSDTFSYNDNFNHSAWLVFMKDRLQLARELLSDDGAIFVQCDDNEQAYLKVLMDEIFGRDNFISNFIRKTGQAARIDAKYIAKQHDYLLLYSKNIDYILINKEIADNMDSYIYEDEFVYTRGKYKLNKLDRGSIRYSDSLDYPIKAPDGTLIYAGGVKEYNGWCWRWSKDKLDWGIENNFIVFKKIIMEYGLFILNNINL